ACGGCTTACAATATTCTGCAGGCGGGCGGGAAGGATGGCGGCAACGGCTACGTGACCATCACAGACTCGGCCGGGAGGACCGTGAACGTCCCCGAGAGCCCCACCCGCATCGCGGTGGTCAATACCTACACCGCCGAGGTGCTGAGGGCGCTGGGGGTCGATCCCTCGATCATCGTGGGGATCTCCGAGGACTTCGCCGATGAGGCACTGTGGTCCGACATGGCCGGAAAGAGGGTGGTCCAGACCTCCGCCCACGGGGAGCCGGACGTGGAGGCCATGCTGGACATGAAGATCCAGGTCCTGTTCACCTTCGGAACGCATCAGTTCGTGAACATCAAGACCCTGGAGAGCTCGCTCGCTCCCGCGGGCATTGCGGTGGTGGGCCTGGACTTCTTCCGGTACGGGACCCTGTACTCGGACATCGCCACCATGGGCAAGATATTCAACAAGGAGGAGCGGGCCGCCGAGCTTATTGAGGGAATGCGGGAGGTGGAGCAGACCATCGAGACCAGGATCGGGACCGTTCCGGAGAGCGAGCGGCCTACCGTGGTCATAGAGCACCACAGTTCCTCGGCCAGGGAGCCGGTGGTGCAGAGCTCCACATCCCAGTGGGGCCAGCTCGTCGAGCTCGCCGGAGGGGTCAACATCTTCGGCGACCTTATCGGCACCACCGCCCGCGTGGACCCCGTGGACATCCTGAGGGCCAACCCGGACTACTATTTCCTGGACGGGATGGCCGTGGACATAGGGTACGGGAGGAGCAATGTCGGGCAGTACGAGGCGGCCATATCCGCCCTCGGGAACAGGGACGGCTTCTCGGACATCCAGGCGGTAACCGAGGAACACGTCTACATCTTCGCCGGGGAGTTCGCCGGCCCCATGATGATCTACGGGGCCGGGGTGATCGCCAGCATCCTCTATCCCGACCTCTTCGACGACGTGGGGGCGGACTGGTTCATCACCACGTACTTCAGCACCTTCCACGGGGTGGAGGTACAGGGCGTCATGTACTACCCGGAGAGCTGAGCGGCCCATGACCACTGAGAGCGCGAGCGGGCAGCTTCGGTCGAGGTACGATCTCCTCCACGGCAGGCGGGTGCTGTTCATCCTGGCCCTGGTGCTGGGATGCCTGGTCCTGTCGGTGGTCTCCATCGGCGTGGGGTCAGTGGGGATAGGGTACGGCGACGTGATAAGGACGCTTTTCGGCGACGCGCCGGACGTCTTCGTCAACAGCATCATCTGGAACTATCGCTTCCCCAGGGTGCTGATGGCCCTGGTGGCCGGGGTGGGCCTGGCGGTGGCGGGGGCGTCCATGCAGGGCGTCCTGAGGAACCCCCTGGTGGACCCGTTCACCCTGGGCATCGCCAGCGGGGCCTCCCTGGGCGCTTCCATGGCCATAGTGCTCCACTTCACCCTGCCGGGGCTGGAGGACTACATGATCATCGGGAATGCCTTCGTGTTCTCCCTGATGTCGTCGTTCCTGATACTGGGCCTCGGAAGGATGCGGGGGGTGTCCCCGGAAACGTTCATCCTGGTGGGGATAGCGCTCACCTTCGTGTTCAGCGCGCTGACCGGGGTGCTGCAGTACATCGCCTCGGACGCCCAGATCGCCGAACTGGTCAGCTGGAGCTTCGGCTCGCTGTCCCGTCCGACCACCTACCAGACCATCATCTCCCTGGTAGTGGTGGGGGTGTGCGTCCCCCTCCTGCTGTCATGGTCGTGGAGGCTCAACGCCGTCTCCCTCAGCGGGGACGAGGTCGCCCAGAGCCTTGGGGTGAACCCCGGCCGGCTGAGGGTGCAGGTGATGGTGGTGTCCTCGATAATAACCGCCTCCATCATCGCGTTCACCGGGGTCCTGGGATTCGTGGGGCTGGTGGCCCCTCATATCGCCCGCCTGCTGGTGGGAGGGGACCACCGCTATATGATGGCGGTATCGGGACTGCTGGGAGCGGTGCTCCTGCTGGTCTCCGACATAGTCGGCCGGACCGTGATCGCGCCCACCATCATACCGGTGGGCATCATGCTCTCCCTCATGGGCGGCCCGTTCTTCCTTTACATCCTCATGCGCAAAAGGGGTGAGTTCTGGAAATGATGCACGCTAGTTCCGATAAGAACGACTGGATGTTCGGCAACGATACCGATGACCCGCTCAGGCACGCCTTCGACAGGAAAGTCACCGTCCACCCCGGCGCGATGGGGCGGCCGGTCCCTCCCGAGGATTGGCAGACCGTCCTGCAGGACCGCCTGGATAGGAGGCCGGGGCCGGAGCAGAGGGCCGTATACATCAACATACCGTTCTGCCGGAGACGGTGCAAGTTCTGCAATTTCTACAAGTACCCGGCCGACAAGGAGACGGTCCGCCGGTACCTGGACTTCCTGGTGAGGGAGATAGAGATGAGCGCCGACAGCGAGCGGGTGTCCTCCCGCCCGTTCAACGCGGTGTACATCGGGGGCGGCACTCCGACCGAACTTACGCCCAAGGAGATAGGGAAGCTGCTCGAAGCGGTGAACGAGCACCTGCCCCTCACCAACGATTGCGAGATCACCTTCGAGACCAGGACCAGCGGGCTGGACGACAACAGGGCGCGCGCCTGCCTGGAGTGGGGGGTGAACCGCTTCTCCGTGGGAGTGCAGTCCTTCAACACCGAGGTCAGGCGGAGCCTCGGCCGGATCGACGAGCGCGAGGTCGTGATCAGGAAGCTGAATCGCCTCCAGGATTTCGGGCTGGCCGCGGTGGTCATCGACCTCATGTTCGGCCTTCCCGGTCAATCGATGGAGATCTGGGAGGACGATGTGCGGACCTGGCTGGACCTGGACCTCGACGGCGGGGACCTCTACCAGCTAATGGTCCTCCGGGGGAGCGAGATGGAGACTATGGCCTCCGGCGAACGGGGACCGGCCGACCTGCCCCAGCAGGCCGCCATGTTCGGAAGGGCCCTGGACATCATGGAGGACAGCGGCTACCGCCGCCTGAGCGTGTGTCACTGGGGCAACGGCCACCGGGAGCGCAGCCTGTACAACGGCCTGACCCTGGCCGGCGCCGAGGTCATGCCCTTCGGGGCCGGCGCCGGAGGGAACGTCGCCGACGTGTCGTTCATGGTGGAGAGCGACCTGCGAAAGTACGAGGACGGAGTGATGAGGGGCGAGAAGCCGCTGAAGTTCCTGGCCAGGCATCACCCCATGAGGGGGCTGTTCTCCGACCTCAGCGGGCAGATCGACTCCGGCAGGGTGGACATGAGCTCGCTGCGGAAGCATGGCGTGGACCTCGAGGCGGCGGCGGGGCCGCTTCTGCAGAGGTGGTCGGAGATCGGCCTCATCTCCAGGAGGGGAAGGTTCCTGGAGCTCAGCGTGGCCGGGCAGTTCTGGAACGTGAACCTGGCCCAGGGCATGATCGACTGGTGCATGGGGAGCGGCCAGGGGACGGCGGGGCATCCGCCCCAGGGCGCCGGGGCGGTGATGGGATGACGTTCCTGTCCGTTTCCGGCCTGCGCTTCTCCTACGGCCACCATGCCGTCCTCGACGGTATCGACCTGGAGATCGAGAGAGGGCAGGTGGTCAGCCTGATCGGAAGGAACGGCTCGGGCAAGACCACCTTCCTGAGGTGCCTCAACCGCATCGGGAAGTACCAGCAAGGGCGGATAAGCATCGAAGGGGAGGACGTCGCGGCGATGGGCGCCGCGGAGCTGGCGACGCGATTCGGCTATGTTCCTCAGAGCGCTCCTGCCAACTTCCCGGCCACCGTGGTCGACGTGGTGATGCTGGGACGCCTGCCCCACCTGATGTGGAGGGTGGGGGACAAGGACATGGAGCTGGTCATGGGCATCATACGCCGGCTGAACCTAGAGCACCTGGCCTTCCGGCAGTTCAACGAGTTGTCGGGTGGGGAGAGGCAGAAGGTGCTCATAGCCAGGGCGCTGGCCCAGGAACCCCGGGTCCTCCTCCTGGACGAGCCGACCAGCAATCTGGACATCCTGCACCAACTGGAGGTCATGGAGGCAGTCAGGGATGAGGTGAAGAAGAGGGGCGAGATGACCGCGATCATCTCCATCCACGACCTCAATCTGGCCGCCCGCTATTCGGACGCCATCGCGGTGATCCAGGGCGGCAGGATGAGGGGGTACGGGCCGCCCGAGGAGATCCTGACCGGGGAGCTGGTCTCGGAGATCTACGGGGTGAGGTCAAGGATCGGCCGGGACGAGGAGAGCGGCTGCCTGACGGTGCTGCCGATCGGCATCTCCGCGGGGGCGCTCGGGACCGTTTGAGATGGAAGAAGGTGGGAACATGGAAGATGTCAAGGACAAGGTACGCCAGATGATAGAGGGAAGGAGAATGGAGTCGAACCTGGGCCTGGCAGCGCAGCTGGGGCTGAGCGAGGAAGCCTTCGTGAGGAACCTCCCCGCAGGCATGGCCTCGGAAGTCCCCCGGGATATGTTCGAGGAAGTGGTCGAGCAGATGGTGGGGTGGGGCAGGCTGAGAGTGGTGGTGGGAAGCGAGAACGTCATCATGGAGGTCCTGACCCGGTTCCCCCGCGGGCGCCGCGGCCACGGGTTCTTCAACCTGCATGACGAGGGGTGCTGCCTGGGAGGGCATCTCCGTGTCTCGGAACTGTCGTCCATCCACCTGGTGAGCCAGCCCTTCATGGGCCTGGAGACCCGGTCCGTTCAGTTCTTCGACCTCAGCGGGCGCTGCATGTTCAAGGTCTATCTCGACCGGGACGAGCAGAGGAACATCCTCCGCGACCAGCTGCAGATGTTCAATTCCCTGAGGTCCCGGATAGGCAGGCAGGTCGGCAGTTCAAGCTAGTCACCGGTCAGCTCGCTCGACGGGGGTTCGACCAAAATCGGCACACGGGCACAACTGAAACGCGCTCAGAATGCCGAAGTCCCTTCTTTTCCAGGCGGGCTCGGATGCAACCCCCCGATCGCGTAATATTTAGGATATCCTAAATCATATATATTGGGCGGCCATATCCCTATTTAGGAATGCCTAAATTGTTGGGTGGTCGGCCTGTTGCGAACAGGCGGGCCGGAGCGGCATCATTTGGGCAAGATGGCGGAGCGTCCGAACGGGACAACTGCCGAACCGATCATCTGAACAAAGGGAGGGATGAGGAACGAAGAACGGAGCGAAGATAGCGATAGCTGTGCTGATCGTGGCGATAGTGATCAGCGCCGCGTGGGCGGTGTGGCCCAAGTCGGAAGGGGCCAGTGAAAGGAATGGTACAGTAACGGACCTGGCGGGAAGGAGCGTAGCGGTCAAGCTGCCGGTGGAGAAGGTTGTGCTGGGAGATACTGACTCCATCAATGCCTTCGCCGCAGTGGCCGGAGAGGACTTCCTAGATTACATAGTCGGCGGGCTCGGGGACTTCCAGGGCAACTACCCCGATCTCTACCAGGCATATCTCGAGGCTTATCCCGAGATGGCGAGCGTGCCTTCCGTGGGAGGCCTCTACGAACCCAATACCGAGAAGATCATAAGCCTCCAGCCGGATGTTTTCATCCTTCCCCTGTGGACGGTGTCACAGCAGACCACCCCGGACATAGACAAACTGGAGGAAGCAGGCATACCGACGGTGTTCATCGATTTCACCATTGACCCGTACGGCGGCAACCAGATCAAGAGCTTGAGCCTGCTGGGAAAGCTGCTCGGCATGGAGGAGCGGGCCGACGAGGTCATCGAGTTCTATGACGGGGAGATAAAGAAGGTCATCGATGTTGTGGCCGCCCTCGACGAAGAAAAGCCGAAGGTATACCTTGAGATCGGGATGTACGGCGCCAGCGATTGGGGGGCCAGCGGCGTGAGCATGGGAGCTTCCTCGATCGACTATGCCGGCGGGGACAATATCGCCAAAGGGGCCCTGAGCGAGCAGGGGATGCTGAGCAAGGAATATGTCCTGAGGACGAACCCCCCGGATGTAATCGTGATCTGCCTGTCGCCCTTCTTTGGCGCGAGCGCCGATGGCGACAAGTTCGGCTTTGGGACCTCGACGACCAAGGCACAACTGGCAGCAATGGCCCAAGGATATCTGGATCGCGACGGCTGGAGCGGGCTTGATGCGGTAAAGGAGGGCAGGGTGCACTTCTACTACAGCGGCCTGACCTTCAGCATAGATAACTTCGCCATACTGCAGTTCATGGCTACCTGGCTGTATCCGGACACCTTCGCCGACCTCGATCCGATGGCCAACCTGGAAGAGTTCTACGAGCTGTACATGCCCATCGACCTCGACGGTACCTGGTACTACGATATCTCGGAAACGGACTGATGCCGATGGAGTACTCCGGCCAAGAGGTATACAGGAAGCTGACGGGCAGAAAATGGATGATGGTCGTAGCCAGCGTCATCGTCCTGATCTTCTTCTTCATATTGGACCTGATGACCGGGGCGTCGATGATGTCGATGGGGGAGGTCATAAACGCGCTGATAGCTCCTGATTCGGTAAGCGCAGGAACGAGGGTCATCGTCTGGTCGATCCGCCTCCCCGTGGCCATCATGGCCGTGGTGGTAGGCGCTTCCCTGGGCGTTGCCGGCGCGGAGATGCAGGCCATCCTTGACAACCCCCTGGCCGACCCCTACACCCTTGGGATATCCACCGCCGCGGCCTTCGGTGCCGGACTGGCGGTATTGGGCATAGGCCTGGTCGGCACGGGCGAGTACTTCAAGCCCATCAACGCGTTCGCCTTCTCCCTTCTCTCTTGCGCGATCATATACGGGGTCGCGAGGAAGAGATCGTCGGACAAGAACACCATCGTCCTCACCGGCATAGCGATGCTGTTCCTATTCCAATCGTTGGTGTCGCTGCTGCAATACCTTGCGTCGAGCCAGCAGATGTCCGCCATACTGTTCTGGCTGTTCGGCAGCCTATCCCGCGCCGACTGGACCAACGTCACCATCATCGGCGTCGTGCTACTGGTCATCTCGCTGGTCTTTGTCATGGACGCCTGGAAGCTGACCGCCCTCAAGCTCGGCGACAGCAAGGCCATGAGCCTCGGCGTCAACGTGAAGCGCCTGAGGCAGAAGGTGCTCATCGGCGTCTCCCTCCTGACCGCCACCGCGGTCAGCTTTGCCGGCACCATAGGGTTCATCGGACTGGTCGGCCCGCACATATCCAGGATGCTGGTGGGGGACGATCAGCGCTACTACCTGCCGATGTCCGCGCTGATGGGGGCTGCACTGCTGTCCCTGTCATCCACGGTGAGCAAGCTGGTCTCGCCGGGCGTGATCTTTCCGATAGGCATAATCACCTCGTTCATCGGGGTGCCGTTCTTCATCATGCTGATCCTGAGAAGAAGGAAGGTGAGCTATTGAAGCTGGAGATCGCAGAGCTTAGATGCTCCTACGGAGAGAAGGAGGTCCTCAAGGGAGTCGGGATGACGGCGGGACCGTGCATTACCGCGCTGATCGGGCCGAACGCCGCCGGGAAATCGACCCTGATGAAGTGCATCGCGGGCATACTGCAGTCGTCGGGAAGGATGACCCTGGACGGCATCGACATTACCGACGGCAGGAACAGGGAGGTACGGGAGATGATGAGCTACCTGCCCCAGGAGGCCCCTGACCGCACCTCCCTGACCGTCATGGAGATCGTGCTGCTGGGCCGCCTCGATTCCCTGAACTGGAAGGTCAGCGAGGAGGACCTGTCTATCGCCTACGGCATGCTGGTGGAACTGGCCATCGAGGACCTTGCCGTGAGGCCCATGAACGAGCTGAGCGGGGGGCAGCAGCAGATGATCATGATCGCCCAGTGCCTGGTCAGGGACCCTCGGGTCCTGCTCATGGACGAGCCGACCAACAGCCTGGACCTCCAGAAGCAGCTGGAGATGTTCGACCTGATCCGACAGGTGACCGACGAGAGGAAGATGACCACGCTGATGGTCCTGCACGACATCAATTTCGCCGCCAGGTACGCCGACCGAGTGATAGTGGTTTCCAATGGGATGGTGCACAGCGCGGGCCCCCCGAGCGAGGTCATCAATGAGGCGATGATCCAGGAGGTCTACGGGGTCGAAGCGACGGTGCACGTCGGGCCGGACATGGTCCCCCACGTCCACCCTCTCCGCTCGGTGCGGCGAACTGCCTTGAAGCACCGGCGTGCCGCCCGGGAGGGGCGGGAAGCGAACGCTCCAGTCCCAGACGGCAAGGGCGCGGGCTCGCTGATCAGCATGCCGGAGCTGGTCCAGGACGCCGCATCAGAGCGCAAATGACCGTCGAGTCTGAGGCAGCGCCCGGCCTATTGCGGGCGGCATCACGTTCCAGGGGCCCGAGGGCCCACATCATCAGTGGATATCTGAAGTGATAAGTTGTCACAGAGCAAGGAAGAACAACAAGGTAAGAGAAAAAGCGATGACGGGCTGCGCAAGCTCCTGCGGTTGGCAGGCCAGAAGCGAAGCTGGCTGACGGCTTCGGCCATATTGGGGGTGCTCAGCGAGGTCTTTGGGCTCATCCCGTTCGTGGTCATCTACCTGGTGGCCGTGGACCTCCTGAACCCTCCCATTGATGGAGCGTACGTATGGGGCCTTGCCACGGCGGCGCTCGCAGCCCTCGTCCTGAAGGCCATCACGATGTACGCGTCCGCCATGCTGTCCCATGTCGCCGCGTTCAATATCCTGTACGGGCTGAGGACCAGGCTCGCCAAGCACCTGGGGACGCTGCCCATGGGATATTTTACCGACCGGAGCACCGGCTCCATAAAGAAGGTTGTAGGAGAGGACGTGGAGCGCATCGAGCTGTTCATCGCCCACCACATCCCTGACCTGGTCTCGTCTATCGCGCTGCCGACGCTCATCGCGGGGGTCCTCTTCTTCGTGGACTGGCGGCTCGCGCTCGCTTCCCTGGCCCCAGTCCCTCTGGCGTTCATCGCGCTCTCCAGGATGACCAACAAGGCCATCATGGACAAGGAGATGAAGCGCTACCACAACGCGCTGGAGAACATGCACTCCATCATCGTGGAGTATGTCCGCGGGATGCCTGTGATCAAGGTCTTCAATCAGACCGTTTTCTCGTTCAAGCGGTTCAAGGGCTCGGTGGACGAGTACCGCGACTGCACCACCGGCTGGGCCAAGAGGTCCAACTGGTCATGGACCTGGTTCAACGTCCTGCTGGGCTCCTCTCTGGCGTTCATAGTGCCGGTGGGCATCTGGCTCTACTCCGCGGGCGAGGTGACCATGGCCACGTTCATGTTGTTCCTCATACTCGGCGTGGGAATGGTCCGCCCGATCTACAAGGCGGCGTTCATCATGAGCAACCTGGTGATCATCAAGGAGGGAGTTCAACGCATCGACGCGGTGCTCAGTGAGCCTCCCCTTGCGGAGCCGAGAGTGCCCCTGGTACCGAAGGACTTCTCCGTGGAGTTCCGCGATGTCTCGTTCTCCTACGGCGAGGGCGAGGTGCTCAAGGACGTGAGCTTCGTGGCCCGGAAAGGTACCGTGACCGCCCTGGTGGGGCCGTCAGGGGCGGGCAAGTCCACCATCGCCCAGCTCATACCGAGGCTCTGGGACATCAACAAGGGGCAGATACTCATCGGGGACGTCGATGTCCGTGACATCCCCACCAGTGAGCTGATGGACAAGGTGTCCTTCGTGTTCCAGGACACTTTCATCTTCTCCGATACCGTGCTGGAGAACATCCGCATGGGCAAGGAAGGCGCCACCCTGGCGGATGTCGTGGAGGCGGCCAAGGCCGCCCAGGTGCACGATGTGATCGCGGCGCTGCCGCAGGGGTATCGGACCGCCATAGGGGAGGGCGGACACCACCTGTCCGGCGGGGAGAAGCAGCGCATCTCCATCGCCCGGGCGATCCTGAAGGACGCGCCGATAATTCTGCTGGACGAGGCCACCGCCTTCGCCGACCCGGAGAACGAGTGCAAGATCCAGGAGGCGCTGAGCGCTCTGATACGGGACAAGACCGCCATCGTCATAGCCCACCGCCTGTCCACGGTGGTCGACTCCGATCAGATACTGGTAGTGGACGGCGGTGAGATCATCGGCAGGGGAACGCACCGCGAGCTTCTGGGCTCCCAGGGGCTGTACCGCAGGATGTGGGACGCCCACATTGCCGCGAGGTCGTGGAGCATCTGAGGGAGGGTTTACATGCTCGAGTCGCTACGAATAATCACCGGGAACAGGCTGAACAAGCTCACAGCACCCACCATCTGGAACGCCCTTCAGTTCGCCTGGAGGGGCGTGCCGTACAGCTTCTTGTACCTGATACTGCTGGAGCTTTTCGCCTACAACGAGGACCCCGCCGGAGGGTTGGACACGACCCTGCTCGGCATATATGTGGCAAGCCTGATCGCCTGCCTGGCGGTGCAGCTCCTTATCTCCAAGAAGGCCTATGATTCCATCTACGTGGCCGCCTACACCCTGGTGTCGGACGCCAGGATCCGGCTGGGGGAGCACCTCAGGAAGCTTCCCATGGGTTTCTTCAAGACCCGGGACCCCGGCGACGCCACCGCGCTGCTGCTGCAGGACATGGACAAGGTGGAGAGCACTTTCAGCCACTCCTTCCCGGACCTGATAAGCTGCATAGCCTTCCCGGCGATAATGGCGGTGTTCCTCCTCATCGCCGACTGGAGGCTGTCCCTGGCCATGCTGGCCTCGGTCGCCATAGCCGTGCCCGTCCTGGTGATCTGCCTGAGGATCATGAGGCGCTTCTCCCTGCGGCAGATCGGCGCGCGCAACAATGCCGCCTCCCGGACCATGGAGTACGTGCAGGGCATAAAGACCATCAAGGCGTACAACCAGACCGGGCTCAGGTTCTCCCGCTTGGACGATGCCAACGCGAAGATGCGCAAGGAATGCATCAAGCTGGAGGCGGTGCCGGGACCGTTCATCATGTCCTACATGTTCATCCTGGAGATGGGGTTCGTGGCGGCCCTGATGCTCGGCACCTACTACGTGCTGGGCGGCACCCTGACGGTCCCCATCTTCTTGCTGTTCCTTGTGCTAGGGTACCAGTTCTTCGAGCCCCTGAAGCAGACGTCCATGTTCATAGCCGAGATGAGGTACATGACCGTGGCCGGGGAGCGCATCAGCGACGTCCTGTCGTCCCGGCCGCTCCCGGAGCCGAAAGAGGCCGCC
This genomic window from Methanomassiliicoccus luminyensis B10 contains:
- a CDS encoding ABC transporter substrate-binding protein, which encodes MKRAHLALITVAVAAVVLLPTAYNILQAGGKDGGNGYVTITDSAGRTVNVPESPTRIAVVNTYTAEVLRALGVDPSIIVGISEDFADEALWSDMAGKRVVQTSAHGEPDVEAMLDMKIQVLFTFGTHQFVNIKTLESSLAPAGIAVVGLDFFRYGTLYSDIATMGKIFNKEERAAELIEGMREVEQTIETRIGTVPESERPTVVIEHHSSSAREPVVQSSTSQWGQLVELAGGVNIFGDLIGTTARVDPVDILRANPDYYFLDGMAVDIGYGRSNVGQYEAAISALGNRDGFSDIQAVTEEHVYIFAGEFAGPMMIYGAGVIASILYPDLFDDVGADWFITTYFSTFHGVEVQGVMYYPES
- a CDS encoding FecCD family ABC transporter permease; its protein translation is MTTESASGQLRSRYDLLHGRRVLFILALVLGCLVLSVVSIGVGSVGIGYGDVIRTLFGDAPDVFVNSIIWNYRFPRVLMALVAGVGLAVAGASMQGVLRNPLVDPFTLGIASGASLGASMAIVLHFTLPGLEDYMIIGNAFVFSLMSSFLILGLGRMRGVSPETFILVGIALTFVFSALTGVLQYIASDAQIAELVSWSFGSLSRPTTYQTIISLVVVGVCVPLLLSWSWRLNAVSLSGDEVAQSLGVNPGRLRVQVMVVSSIITASIIAFTGVLGFVGLVAPHIARLLVGGDHRYMMAVSGLLGAVLLLVSDIVGRTVIAPTIIPVGIMLSLMGGPFFLYILMRKRGEFWK
- the hutW gene encoding heme anaerobic degradation radical SAM methyltransferase ChuW/HutW; this encodes MHASSDKNDWMFGNDTDDPLRHAFDRKVTVHPGAMGRPVPPEDWQTVLQDRLDRRPGPEQRAVYINIPFCRRRCKFCNFYKYPADKETVRRYLDFLVREIEMSADSERVSSRPFNAVYIGGGTPTELTPKEIGKLLEAVNEHLPLTNDCEITFETRTSGLDDNRARACLEWGVNRFSVGVQSFNTEVRRSLGRIDEREVVIRKLNRLQDFGLAAVVIDLMFGLPGQSMEIWEDDVRTWLDLDLDGGDLYQLMVLRGSEMETMASGERGPADLPQQAAMFGRALDIMEDSGYRRLSVCHWGNGHRERSLYNGLTLAGAEVMPFGAGAGGNVADVSFMVESDLRKYEDGVMRGEKPLKFLARHHPMRGLFSDLSGQIDSGRVDMSSLRKHGVDLEAAAGPLLQRWSEIGLISRRGRFLELSVAGQFWNVNLAQGMIDWCMGSGQGTAGHPPQGAGAVMG
- a CDS encoding ABC transporter ATP-binding protein, which gives rise to MTFLSVSGLRFSYGHHAVLDGIDLEIERGQVVSLIGRNGSGKTTFLRCLNRIGKYQQGRISIEGEDVAAMGAAELATRFGYVPQSAPANFPATVVDVVMLGRLPHLMWRVGDKDMELVMGIIRRLNLEHLAFRQFNELSGGERQKVLIARALAQEPRVLLLDEPTSNLDILHQLEVMEAVRDEVKKRGEMTAIISIHDLNLAARYSDAIAVIQGGRMRGYGPPEEILTGELVSEIYGVRSRIGRDEESGCLTVLPIGISAGALGTV
- the hutX gene encoding heme utilization cystosolic carrier protein HutX, coding for MEDVKDKVRQMIEGRRMESNLGLAAQLGLSEEAFVRNLPAGMASEVPRDMFEEVVEQMVGWGRLRVVVGSENVIMEVLTRFPRGRRGHGFFNLHDEGCCLGGHLRVSELSSIHLVSQPFMGLETRSVQFFDLSGRCMFKVYLDRDEQRNILRDQLQMFNSLRSRIGRQVGSSS
- a CDS encoding ABC transporter substrate-binding protein codes for the protein MAIVISAAWAVWPKSEGASERNGTVTDLAGRSVAVKLPVEKVVLGDTDSINAFAAVAGEDFLDYIVGGLGDFQGNYPDLYQAYLEAYPEMASVPSVGGLYEPNTEKIISLQPDVFILPLWTVSQQTTPDIDKLEEAGIPTVFIDFTIDPYGGNQIKSLSLLGKLLGMEERADEVIEFYDGEIKKVIDVVAALDEEKPKVYLEIGMYGASDWGASGVSMGASSIDYAGGDNIAKGALSEQGMLSKEYVLRTNPPDVIVICLSPFFGASADGDKFGFGTSTTKAQLAAMAQGYLDRDGWSGLDAVKEGRVHFYYSGLTFSIDNFAILQFMATWLYPDTFADLDPMANLEEFYELYMPIDLDGTWYYDISETD
- a CDS encoding FecCD family ABC transporter permease → MPMEYSGQEVYRKLTGRKWMMVVASVIVLIFFFILDLMTGASMMSMGEVINALIAPDSVSAGTRVIVWSIRLPVAIMAVVVGASLGVAGAEMQAILDNPLADPYTLGISTAAAFGAGLAVLGIGLVGTGEYFKPINAFAFSLLSCAIIYGVARKRSSDKNTIVLTGIAMLFLFQSLVSLLQYLASSQQMSAILFWLFGSLSRADWTNVTIIGVVLLVISLVFVMDAWKLTALKLGDSKAMSLGVNVKRLRQKVLIGVSLLTATAVSFAGTIGFIGLVGPHISRMLVGDDQRYYLPMSALMGAALLSLSSTVSKLVSPGVIFPIGIITSFIGVPFFIMLILRRRKVSY
- a CDS encoding ABC transporter ATP-binding protein, with product MKLEIAELRCSYGEKEVLKGVGMTAGPCITALIGPNAAGKSTLMKCIAGILQSSGRMTLDGIDITDGRNREVREMMSYLPQEAPDRTSLTVMEIVLLGRLDSLNWKVSEEDLSIAYGMLVELAIEDLAVRPMNELSGGQQQMIMIAQCLVRDPRVLLMDEPTNSLDLQKQLEMFDLIRQVTDERKMTTLMVLHDINFAARYADRVIVVSNGMVHSAGPPSEVINEAMIQEVYGVEATVHVGPDMVPHVHPLRSVRRTALKHRRAAREGREANAPVPDGKGAGSLISMPELVQDAASERK
- a CDS encoding ABC transporter ATP-binding protein, which encodes MSQSKEEQQGKRKSDDGLRKLLRLAGQKRSWLTASAILGVLSEVFGLIPFVVIYLVAVDLLNPPIDGAYVWGLATAALAALVLKAITMYASAMLSHVAAFNILYGLRTRLAKHLGTLPMGYFTDRSTGSIKKVVGEDVERIELFIAHHIPDLVSSIALPTLIAGVLFFVDWRLALASLAPVPLAFIALSRMTNKAIMDKEMKRYHNALENMHSIIVEYVRGMPVIKVFNQTVFSFKRFKGSVDEYRDCTTGWAKRSNWSWTWFNVLLGSSLAFIVPVGIWLYSAGEVTMATFMLFLILGVGMVRPIYKAAFIMSNLVIIKEGVQRIDAVLSEPPLAEPRVPLVPKDFSVEFRDVSFSYGEGEVLKDVSFVARKGTVTALVGPSGAGKSTIAQLIPRLWDINKGQILIGDVDVRDIPTSELMDKVSFVFQDTFIFSDTVLENIRMGKEGATLADVVEAAKAAQVHDVIAALPQGYRTAIGEGGHHLSGGEKQRISIARAILKDAPIILLDEATAFADPENECKIQEALSALIRDKTAIVIAHRLSTVVDSDQILVVDGGEIIGRGTHRELLGSQGLYRRMWDAHIAARSWSI
- a CDS encoding ABC transporter ATP-binding protein is translated as MLESLRIITGNRLNKLTAPTIWNALQFAWRGVPYSFLYLILLELFAYNEDPAGGLDTTLLGIYVASLIACLAVQLLISKKAYDSIYVAAYTLVSDARIRLGEHLRKLPMGFFKTRDPGDATALLLQDMDKVESTFSHSFPDLISCIAFPAIMAVFLLIADWRLSLAMLASVAIAVPVLVICLRIMRRFSLRQIGARNNAASRTMEYVQGIKTIKAYNQTGLRFSRLDDANAKMRKECIKLEAVPGPFIMSYMFILEMGFVAALMLGTYYVLGGTLTVPIFLLFLVLGYQFFEPLKQTSMFIAEMRYMTVAGERISDVLSSRPLPEPKEAAPLDRFDIEFKGVTFAYGDKDVLKNVDLRVPEGSVTALVGPSGSGKTTMTNLIARFWDVNGGQVMIGERDVRDMPSEDLLSHISMVFQDVYLFNDTIRNNIRIGRPGASDAEIVAAAKVAQCHEFVEKLPHGYDTVVGEGGCTLSGGEKQRISIARAILKDAPIILLDEATASLDPENEMQIQQAIGALVRSRTVVVIAHRLNTVTGADQIAVLDKGEIVERGKHGDLLQKGGLYRRLWDEQQTAHGWKLGASPARPSPEEIGPGLPSRSAIGGSSE